The Catellatospora citrea DNA segment CCGCGCGAAGGCCTCCTGGACGGCGTCCTGCGCCTCGGTCAGGTCGGTGGTGAACGCGTAGACCTGCGCCACCAGCCGGCGGTACCCGGCGTGGTACAGCTCACCCAGCTCGTCCTGCGCGGTCATGGTCTCCCCGGTCGCTCGTCTCGGCGACTCTAGTGAGTCCCGCCACCGGCTGCCGGTTCCCAGGTTCGTGGCCGGATCATCCGGGTGGGAGAATGGCGTCCATGTCCTTCGACGCGACCCAGCACAGCAAGCCCCGGGTGCTCTCCGGGATCCAGCCGACCGGCGGTTCGTACCACCTGGGCAACTACCTGGGCGCGGTGCGCAACTGGGTGGGCATGCAGGAGACGCACGACGCGTTCTACTGCGTGGTCGACCTGCACGCGATCACGGCCGGGCACGACCCGAAGCTGCTGCGCGAGCGCACCCGGGTCAGCGTGGCGCAGCTGCTGGCCGCCGGACTCGACCCGGCCCGCTGCACGGTCTTCGTGCAGTCGCACGTGCCCGAGCACGCGCAGCTCGGCTGGGTGATGAGCTGCATCACCGGCTTCGGCGAGGCCAGCCGGATGACCCAGTTCAAGGACAAGTCGAGCAAGCAGGGCGCGGAGCGGTCCAGCGTGGGCCTGTTCACGTACCCGATCCTGCAGGCGGCCGACATCCTGCTCTACCAGGCCGACTCGGTGCCGGTGGGCGAGGACCAGCGCCAGCACCTGGAGCTGACCCGGGACCTGGCGCAGCGCTTCAACTCGCAGTTCGGCAAGACGTTCACGCTGCCGCAGCCGCACATCGTCAAGGAGACCGCCAAGATCCTTGATCTGCAGGACCCGAGCGCCAAGATGTCGAAGTCGGCGTCGACCGGCAACGGCCTGATCGAGCTGCTGGAGCCCGCCGCGAAGATCGCCAAGAAGATCAAGTCGGCGGTCACCGACACCGGCCGCGACATCGTCTTCGACCCCGAGGCCAAGGCGGGCGTGAGCAACCTGCTGACCATCTACTCCGCGCTGTCCGGCCGCCCGATCCCCGAGCTGGTCGAGGCGTACGCCGGCAAGGGGTACGGTGACCTCAAGAAGGACCTCGCCGAGGTGGTGGTGGAGTTCGTGACGCCGTTCCAGCAGCGCACCCAGGAGTATCTCGACGACCCCGCGCAACTGGACAAACT contains these protein-coding regions:
- the trpS gene encoding tryptophan--tRNA ligase; its protein translation is MSFDATQHSKPRVLSGIQPTGGSYHLGNYLGAVRNWVGMQETHDAFYCVVDLHAITAGHDPKLLRERTRVSVAQLLAAGLDPARCTVFVQSHVPEHAQLGWVMSCITGFGEASRMTQFKDKSSKQGAERSSVGLFTYPILQAADILLYQADSVPVGEDQRQHLELTRDLAQRFNSQFGKTFTLPQPHIVKETAKILDLQDPSAKMSKSASTGNGLIELLEPAAKIAKKIKSAVTDTGRDIVFDPEAKAGVSNLLTIYSALSGRPIPELVEAYAGKGYGDLKKDLAEVVVEFVTPFQQRTQEYLDDPAQLDKLLVIGAEKARTVSVPTLATVYDKIGFLAPAGR